The Papaver somniferum cultivar HN1 chromosome 6, ASM357369v1, whole genome shotgun sequence genome segment agcacatttaacaggagacaaacaattttaacatatgcagtgaaattgaacagaacacattaaagagagaaacattaacattaacaggacatgaaagtcctggatgccggctaatccaagcataccctctcacacacacccacagtcccaatttatacccaattacaagttagggttcttcccaaaaaatccctaaaatcaaacagaaattaggtaaattgtttctacctaatttgacagtacaaatcagacccatatcttctaatactctccctaacagaaaattagggttctttaataaattcccccaaatcagaaaatttagggtttggtaattcttacccatagtgatgtgattacacgctactgacttcgacccacgcctctaattgttctcctgatgttatccacgcctccaattgcaactctatttcacctaatttgtcaatctcacatctagggttcctgacatgggagaggcgtgaaattgagtgattaggaggacatagagttggtgaaatgggaagtaatgatgtgggttagggttgttgagtgatttgagagctcgtactgagctggtggtggtggcagatggagtgggtggcggagcaggtggtggtcatggggtttgcagtgaagaagaggggaggaagaagaaggagcccgatagaaaataggttagggtttgtttggtttttgggtataggtattaggtttttagagtgttgagcggcttcatcaaattttgatgttctgtgactctgagctgcgggatgcggagatggttggtagatctaacggtgagatgagagatgaatcgatgcaaccgttggattttgaaacacaacgaagtcaacggtgttagatgatgttaggtactgtagtgttaagcggaagtatcgagatttgatgcgcaggcaaagaatcgaccgtaggatctaaatgtgatctaatctgaaggcttggaatttaagcgctgtggtgtttggcagagacttcagattttgatgatctatgaatgagcgaccgtaggatgatgagttggatccaatctgacggctgagaatggaggcggttttggttatagaaaatgggtttgggtaagggttttgggccttgggtatgccaagcccatatcttctttaagagcaattcttccttcttgagcccatttctagtcttttgggcttatgcgcaccattcttcgcggcttccttgcgtaatttcttccggcttttcactactcttcagctcttttctgctccgcaagtcatccagactttatttattacctaaaaatgcaaaattaattaataaaaatatttattcttgaaaacaatgaaaatacagaatatgggataaaatatagaattaatgcataaaagatgagttaaatgccagcaaaaagggataaatatatacaatatttggcactcatcaatacctacccaacttatgacgacatgggagtccaatacctatcatatccttgcaaacacaaaccgtattctcgtcatcataagttttatataacttcaattgtttcatcatgcgatttattgcccatcttgaaactttatgaacaactccccttagaagcaatttttccttaatatgttccatcgggaattggtgtacactaaattgcatacatttcctaatctttacgagatcacgattggtgaattcatggattgcttcttggatcgacacaactccattttgactaccaattagtattttctttagtcgaccatgagacccctccgcaatgcttgtcgcctctttcttgaagttacgatattcatgtgtccatgcaaacacaaacctctccttaatcgttaaccattgtgttttacaatactcaaccggttttgggtagtccgtgctgtattcatcctcaaatttcttcaagttacattcgtaaatttcctcggtcatcgaccaaacgattttgtcccatgctttcatgaacattttccaaattattccatcctccttccacttttcttcaaatagcctatcctcttccttacgttcttccaaggttaatttactaatgcgctcatcctcttcctttgacctcttggtacccttccttggtcttttagcttggaaatgatgatggcaattggttttgagattgcattgaatgtgccacgtacattgaaagttttgggcttccggaaacactaccgctattgcatgcattaaggcttgatcgttatccgttacaataacccttggaaaattatcaccgttataaatggacctcaacgtctccaacatccaaatgaaactcacattgttctcatgatccattaaaccccatgcaatcgtaaacgtgtttttgtccgaagtatggcaagcaatgttcaaaaatggcatgttatacttgtttttcttataagtagcatctatcaacaaaatttgatgaaatcattgagccaattggatcatttcgggatgtgccaagaaaatacgaaccaccataccatccttttcttcccttctcaaggtgtagccgtgtaactccgctaaccactccgattgttgcatgaccgttctaccatcccaatcagtccttttgatcgtagctagggccgacttaattgtagacaaagaagacaagttgtcgggatcgtacgcctttattttacttaagatcgcactcgctttttggatccgcataaacctcaccgtctgcatttgatgtggtttcaacttggcaaccattacatgtccaattaaatccaacggatcatcatggttgtgacaaccgttatcaactttatacattttatactctttacctttaataccatcgggcttatagaagacaatcttaaatgggcatcctatcttcttggtattgcttcggtatttcctattcgtcttccgtatgtacttactattctttccctcgtgactctttcgtgtcccacctcgctcacaaatcatttcaaatcgagtgtcactaacataattattttgaactaccacgcacatgttatcttttgccttgttcacaagccattcctttgcctccttcttacttccaaatgtctaaacgtgcataaaacaaaacaaaacttaataagcataaccatttaacatataaattttgaaaaaaagaaaaaagtagtaatgagtataccaaatcgtttgcatagtatagggaagtgtcgggcctcaaatagaagtcatcaacaaactcttcaacggcctgcatatgaaagcaacaaattattatacaataatcggaggttattaaataagtcaaacttccgaatattctatattcggaatcctatcggttacccaaaacacccgatctatgcaaatgaatgtacacagtttactgagtgaaaaaaatgatatattcgaaggtaattaaataagtcaaacttccgaatactttatattcggaatcctatcggttacccaaaacacccgatttatgcaaatgaatgtacacagtttactgagtgcaaaaaatgatataatcggaagctaaaatatatagtaaaacagccgaatataaataaccgggagataactttaatcgataaacatccgattttcaagttttcggaaattttattttgaggtcactattatattcggcagtcaaataatgttaaactattaccgattgtaaaggataagaatactgagttttgaaattttctgaggaattcgtttttggggccattcggaggtaaataactctagataactaccgaatgtagatatttttggaaaaccagtttggggtttttctcatattcggcagtaaactagtatcttgtaactaccgaatatacatatttggtactcagtgtgttatattcgtaagtttaatctagaaattatctaccgaatctgggtagttcatggcattcaatgcatgcaataatcggtttttcttgtttacaaaagcacacaaacgcatgcaaatcgagtatttgagtttcttaacacaatatacctgtgttttacatgcatcgttagcttcaatatcatgcgattctccattttcttccatgaaagggtcgtctatgttttcctctccacaaaagtttggatcattcaacatataccccaaatcgtcttctctaaacggtcgtgaaccctcaacattttgttcttcgtcatgattctcaccttcttcttcgtatccatccatttttgtagtgataaaatgggttttctcttttttttccttcaccttcttctctaaaactctaacaactcaaaaattaaaaagaaatggaaaaaatgaaacacaaatcattctaatactgcaccgactacaatcggaagtatgggaacgattttggcttccgattgcattcggagggtaacaatgttatcatatcctccgaatatataagggtaatttcgccattacgaattacgcgagataagggttggctacattttccctttgggtgaccttttttgttttattgttggcccctaaatccttttgagtggctcctaaaaacgccaggttttTTTATAAGTGCTTTATTTCAGGTTTTATATGTTTTGGTATCTTTGGTTTCATGGATGTTTGGTGGAAGAAGATTCAAGTCCGTGTTAGCTCGGTGATGCAAGGCTCCGATTCATCCCGCCTTCaagatgtttcaaaaaaaaatcaaaaaaaagaaagtcAAGCAATTTCGTAAaattagtttctttttttttgttactcTGGTCAATCAACAGCTGTTTCTGTTTCCAAAATAATCAAAAATCTCGTTCAATTCTGTTACCTACTTTCAAGCCTAAAAATCTGAATAATTCAATCCTAAATTATCATCAATCgcctaatatatattttttttatacatCCTATTGCTTATAACCTTTATTCAGTATCTTCAAACCCTAAAAGAAATTCAACCATGGAGGGAGATAGTTCAAAAAATGTTGGCGATCTAGTCAATAAATTCAAGCAAGCAACCTTAGAATTGGGTGATACTAATGAAATTGTTGTCTCTCATAAAGACAATAATGAAGGTggcaaagaaaaatcaaactgGGAAGCTAGTGCGATAGGAAAAGTTATTATAGAAGGGAGAATGAACTATGATACTGTGGCAAGATTCATCAAATTTACATGGCCCTTCCTGACACATGAGCAACTAAGGATTGTGGAAGTGGAACCTAATATAATGATTTTTAAATTCAGTGACTGGGATTTATTGAACACGGTGATTGAGAAAAGACCATGGAATATCAACAAACATCTGTTAGTGGTTCATGATTATATACCTGAAATGGTGTACACTTTCAAGCATTGGGGTTTTCAACAATTCTGGATTCAGTTGAAATTCCTTCTGCCAGAGCACATGAATGTTGCGTCGGTAACTAAGATTGGTGAGGTTATTGGTGAAGTTACAAGCATATAACCTAAACATGTTATTCCAATAGGCAATGACCCCGTCAAAGTCTGTGTTAATGTGGATCTATCAATGCCAATGAGGAGAGGTGTTAAAGCTGTCGCTAATGCAGGAATTTTACGCTAGCAATTTTTTTTGTATGAAAGACAGCCTCCTAGCATATGTCCTAAATGCTATGTAACTAATCACTGCAGGGGAACGTGCGAAGCTGCAGCTATCTTTCTAGCAAAATCTCATGAAAAACCTCATTTCTTTGGAAATGTTAACAATATCAGGAAAACCATCACCACTATGAGCTCATCTGCTGCTCCGGAACCTAAAAAATTCCCAAAGAAGTATGTTAAGGGTACCATGTTTGTTCATCCTAAGGATGGTATGTCTATTAATATGGATTTCTTGCTTAAGGAGAAAGTCTCAGACGAATCAGAATCTATGGAAGACTTGAGTCTTGGAAAAAGGCTAAGATCTACAAAAATAGGTTGTAGCAGCACCACTGCGACTGAGTCTTCGGCCCAGGATAACATCCAAGATACCAATTCAGTAAACCAAGAAACTCGCATGGTCACAATGGGAGATAATCAAGCTACTATCACTCAAAAGAAGAATCAGGTATATCCTCTTTTTATTAATTTCCATCTTACTCATTCTATTTATATTGAATTTTTAGTTTCAACTCTCTTAATTACAGTATTTTTATCTGCATGCATTAATTACgacaaaaaacataaaaacattAGATTATTGCATTTAGGTTCATTTTCTAGCTATTTCACTAAGTTGTCAATTGTAGGCTTTCTGTTTCTATACATTTACTGTCACACAATGAAAATTGTCTCATGGAATGTCCAAGGGATTAAAGCTGTCAATACTAGAAATTATGTTAGAGATATCATCAGAACTTAAGACCCTGATATAATTTTTTTATGTCAGACCAAACTtaatgaaacaaaaatgaaaccTTTAGTTGCTCCTTATCATTTTACTAATATGAGATACCTATCCTCTATTGGTTTATCTGGTGGTTTGGTTATCATGTGGAAGAATGGTTTTTTTTGTGAAGTTCTAAGTTGTGAAAGCAATATGATACATCTTCTCATTCAAGATGATCCTAGTCAGCCAGAATGGTTGCTATCATGTATGTATGGCTATGGTAAAGGTCAAAAAAAAAGCAAGAGCAATGGGAATTTATtaatgaaacaggaaagaatatTTCCAGTCCGTGGTGCTTATTAGGGGATTTGAACATTCATTTATCTACTTCCAATACTTCTGCTTCTTCTTCATGTGATGGTTGGATTAATTCAATTCTTCAAGACATTGGTTTAGAAGACTTGGGTTTTATAGGTCATGAACATACATGGACAAATAACAACCTTAGTACTGGGAAAAAACGGTCAAGAATTTATATAGCATTGGGAAATCCTAACTGGAATGTTAATTTCCCTTCTTCAAAGGTTCTTCATCTCAACCAAGTTGGCAGTGACCACTGTCCAATTATCCTCATTAATGATTACAACCAACCAAAACTTTGGAAGACATTCAAGTTTTTTAAAACTTGGTTAAATGATAAAAGGTGTGCTGTAGAGATTTCCAAAGCTTGGAGCACACAAATTCAAGGATTTGCTGCTTTCAAGTTAACTAAAAAGTTACAGTTTACCAGAATTGCTCTAGCTAAGTGGAATAAGAAACATTTTGGAGATATCAACTTGAAAGTTGACACACTTCAAAAGGAGTTATTTGATCTTCAGGCTCTCCCTTATTCTCAAGAAACTTCTTCTAAAGCTTTCCAAGTTaatgaagaacttcaaaaatCGCATCACATCCAGCATGAATTCAACAAGCAGAAATCCATAGACAATTTCCTGAAAGACATGGACAATAATAATAAGTATTTCCATTCTCTTTACAAGAGGAAAAGAGCAAGAAACAATATTGACTCTCTAAAAGACAGAAATGGTATTTGGGTTCACACAAGATATCAAGTGGCAAATCTTCTTACTGAAAACTTTCAAGACACTAGTACTTCTTTTAATCCTCTCATTGAGGAAAGATTTTATAATCATATTCCTTCTATCATTTCGGATGAAGACAATAGCTTACTTGTTACTATACCAAATGATGAAGAAATTTTCAGAACCTTAAAGAGCATGAAAAATTGGTCAGCTCCAGGTCCAGAAGGCTTTCAAGCGGGTTTTTATAAATCTCAGTGGAACATTATAGGGGAAGATGTATGTAACATGGTGAAGGATTTTTTCAGTTCTAAAAATATGTCTCGATCTTTAAAAAAAACCTACATCtcattaattccaaaaataaaaaaaacttcttCACCATCTGAATTTAGACCTATCAGCCTATGTAATACTTCTTACAAGATTGTTTCTAAGATATTAGTTTCAAGAATGAGGCAACTAATGGATCGTATCATTTCACCTTATCAAGCGGCATATGTCTCTGGTAGATTAATCAATGATAATACTATCATAGCACATGAAATTATTCATTCCATGAAGAAGAAGGAAGGTGAGGGTGGTTGGTTAGCTCTTAAGTTAGATATGTCAAAATCTTTTTACAGACTTGAATGGAGTTTCATCTTAAAGGTTATGAGAAGTTTTGGTTTCTGTGATGAATGGATTCAACTTATTCAGCAATGCATTACCACTACTTCTATTTCTGTTCTTTTCAATGGCTCTCCTTGTGCTGATTTCAATCCTTCAAGAGGTATTAGATAGGGACATCCTTTATTTCCTTATCTATTTATCATGGCAATGGAATGATTTTCTAGGACTCTTACTTCAGCTCATCATGCAAAAGAAATTCCACGAATTAAAGCGGCAAGGGGTGCTCCTCCAATCAATCATCTactctttgcagatgattgtcttatctttacacatgctaatttaacCAGTGTTAACAATCTCTtacaggttattgaagattttgGTTCTCAATCTGATCAGGCCATTAACTTTGACAAATCTTCCATTTTATTCAGCAATAATTTGGATCCTTCTTTTTGTGACTCTCTTAGTCACATTATTGGTGTAAAGAACATGGAAAACAATGAGAAATACCTGGGTTATCCACTTCATATAGGTAAATTTAAAGTGAAGTCCTTTGGAGAAATCAATATGGCTTTTGAAAGGAGGCTTGTTACTTGGCAAGGTGAAACTATGTGTCAAGCTGGTAGAGGAACAACGGTGAAAGCTGTACTTAATGTTGTTCCCCTATATCAAATGAGCACCTTTAGGATCCCAAATAATATTATTAAGAATCTTGATACTTTGCGAAGAAAGTTTTTCTGGGGTATAAGTCCAATAGAGGACACAATCCAATTGCATGGAGTAGTATGTGCATTCCAAAGGAATTTAGGGGTTTAGCTTTTAGAGATCTTGAGATTCTAAATCAAGATCTCCTTACCAAAATGGAGTGGAGGATTACTACACAATCTAATATGTTATGTTCCAAAGTGTTAAAATCTAAATATGcaaaagataaatattttatGCACATTCAAAACGATAGAAATAACTCTTCCTGGATCTGGAGAGGTATTGAAGATGGTATCAAGACTCTACAAAGtaatgtgtgtatggatgttaaGAATGGGAAGAAGACTCGCATCTGGCAGGACAATTGGATTATCAATCTGACTGACAAACAAATTCCTTCTTATCCAAGTCACAGTAATTATACGTACGTTTATGAGCTCATAAATTCAACTAATAGGTCCTGGATTCTCAGTTTACTGCATGATATTTTTACTCCGGAGGTTGTAGACAAAATTACTCGAATGAAAATtaacttggaagaagaagatattgtaAGATGGCGTCATACAAAGGATGAACAATTTACAGTTAAAAGCGCATACAATAAACTTGTGGAAAATGTTGTTTCTCAACAGATAACTCTGAATACTGTCCCTCAACATGTATGGAAAGCTCTCTGGAATATGAATATCCCTCACAGAATCAAACTATTTATCTGGAAGTGTCTCAAGGATATTATGCAGACCAAAGACAAAACAACTCGTTACAACAGCAGCATTGGGTTTCAATGTAACATCTGCAACTGTCCTGTAGAATCCCTCTTCCATCTCCTTATTGAATGCAAATTTGCACGATCTGTTTGGATGCATCTAAATATCAACATTGATAGAGTTGCAGAGAATTGTAGAAGAATAAATAGTGGATGATTTCTTGGTTTGATACTCAGCAGGCAAATGGTTCGGAAGAGAAGAATACTTGGAAACTTACTTTGATGGTGGGATGTTGGATaatatggaaagaaagatgtgaacACACCTTTGAGgataaaaccctaaattctttcTCCACTGCATCCAGAATTCGTTTTCACCTTCAAAACTTTTCCTTATCTTTGAAGCACTTTTCACAAGCATGCTCTGAAATTCCGCAAATCTCTGAACCCTTACCTGTTAATATTTATACAGATTATATTGATGCTTCTTTTGATCATGTTACTAATACTGCTGGCAGTGGAATTGTGCTTATCTCCTCTACAGGTACCTACTCAAGAGTCAAAGGATCATATGCTGACGGAGTAATCGATCCTGAAGTTGCAGAATGCATGGATATATTGGAGGCTCTTAGTTGGATCAAGGAGCAGAATATCTTGGAAATACATCTTATAGATGATGCAGAGTTGGTGGTGAAGACTATCCAGTCTGATCTAAGGTTAATAAGATTGGAAAACAATCATCTTATTAGTACTATCAAATCTTTGATTTCTACTTTTAAATTTTGCAAGATATCTCATGTCAAAAGAGATTTTAATAATGTAGGTTATAATATTTCTAAGAGAGTTAGGAAATACAATCTTTTTGTTGAAGAATTCATGGATTTATCACCATGGATCAATTCTGTATTGCACAGGCAGACCCTGCCTTCTCATTCTTAATAAAATTAGTTTtgttatcaaaataaaataaactaagATTggttcctgcagaaaaccaagaTATAACCCAGTTTCTTAAGAAATCATGTTGTAACATAATATTACTCATATTAATATTTAAAGCCAACCAAACTGACCTAGTATAAGGACAATCAATAAGCATATGATCCACATATTCATTAGGGTGGTTACAGAGACTACAATGTAGTTCTATATATGGTTTGTATCTATAAAGTTTATCTCTAGTTGGCACTATATCCCTAATGCATTTCCAGGAAAAAAGTTTGACTTTATGAGGCAATTTAACCTTCCGCAAATCCTTCCAAACCTGAACTGGAACAACATGAGCACCTACATTAGCATTAGAGAAACCGGATAAAACATTATAAGCACTTTTCACAGAAAATTTACCCTTCCTATCTGGCATCTAAATAAGATTCTCAGAACCAATTGCAGGAATAGTCATTGCTAGAATTCTATCAGAAGAATCAGGGTAAACAGATAATGGACCAAATGTGCATTCCAGTCTCTAGTTCCTTGTATAAATAAATCAGAAACATGAACATAAGAAACTGTGTTAATTAATCCTTCAGCTGGTAAAGGAGGGTGATCTAAACCAATAACCcaattatctaaccaaattctAATTCTAGTTCCACACCTCACGACCCACATACTATTTCTCCTTATAACATCAATGCATCTATAAATGTCCCTCCAAATCCATGAACAATTATCATTAAGTTTTTGCAGATAAAGAATTCTACTATTATAAAAGTACTTAACACTCAGAACTTGCACCCAAAGTTCATATTGCTCAGTAAGAATTTTCCATACCAACTTACATATAGTAGCAATATTAAAAGTTTCAAGATTCTTAAAGCCTAAACCTCCTAGTTTTTTAGGTATATTTATGCTATCCCAAAAAATATTTAACAACTTTACCAATCCTATGaccccaccagaaatttctttgcAGAGAGTCAAGTTTGCTAATCAGAGTAGTAGGAATTTTAAAGCATCCCATTTGATAGGTGGGTAGAGAATTCAGAACTGTCTTAATAAGGGTAGATCTACCTGTTTGATTAAGAGTAGTACCAATATAATTTTTTAGCCTATCCTCAAAGGATTGCACAACTGGATTAAATGACTTAACCTTAGAATGAGAAACCTTAGGATTGCCCATCCGCGGTATTTCTGTGAGCCCTCGAAATACTCCAAGATATTTCTCAGAATCAGAAACCAAAGACGAATTAAGAGTCTGTGCAAGATTGGCACAATCATTAGGACTTATATTGTTACTAAAATACGCACAAGACTTATCAAAGTTAAGCATCTGACCTGAGAGTTTTCCAAATTCCCACAAAGTGTGTAAGATATGGTCAACATGTTGCATATTAGCTTGGCCAAATATAAGAATATCAACAGCAAAAAGTAAATGAGATATAGGTGGAGCTTTCCTAGAAACTTTAATGCCAGTGATAGACCCATTAGACTCAGCTATTAACAAAGATCTAGATAAATATTTCATTgccaaaataaaaagataaggggACAGAGGGTCCCCTTGTCTAACACCTCTAGTTGGTTCAAATTGGTTATAAGGTGAGCCATTGAGCAGTACACTAATACTAGTTATAGAAACACATTGCATTATAAGGTTACAGAAATCCTTACTGAAACAAAGCTATCAAGGACTTTAATTAAAAAGTTCCATTCAatcatgtcaaaagcttttgacaaatCCAATTTAAGATCCATAGTACCACTTAAACCTTCCTTGTGTTTCATAGAATAAATTCCTTCATGTGAAATAATAATATTGTCATGAATAGCTCTTCCTGGAACAAAAGCAGCCTGGTAAGGTGAGATTAGTTTCTTAAGAAAAGGTCTTATTCTATTAGCTAAAATCTTAgataatattttataaaaaacaTTACACGGGCCAATTGGTCTAAATTCATAAGGTTTCTAAGGGATTTTACACTTAGGAATAAGAGTAATGTAAGTCTTGTTTAGACTTCTTGGCATGTGTCTACTATGGAAAAA includes the following:
- the LOC113291271 gene encoding uncharacterized protein LOC113291271, translating into MEGDSSKNVGDLVNKFKQATLELGDTNEIVVSHKDNNEGGKEKSNWEASAIGKVIIEGRMNYDTVARFIKFTWPFLTHEQLRIVEVEPNIMIFKFSDWDLLNTVIEKRPWNINKHLLVVHDYIPEMVYTFKHWGFQQFWIQLKFLLPEHMNVASVTKIGEPPSICPKCYVTNHCRGTCEAAAIFLAKSHEKPHFFGNVNNIRKTITTMSSSAAPEPKKFPKKYVKGTMFVHPKDGMSINMDFLLKEKVSDESESMEDLSLGKRLRSTKIGCSSTTATESSAQDNIQDTNSVNQETRMVTMGDNQATITQKKNQTKLNETKMKPLVAPYHFTNMRYLSSIGLSGGLVIMWKNGFFCEVLSCESNMIHLLIQDDPSQPEWLLSWDLNIHLSTSNTSASSSCDGWINSILQDIGLEDLGFIGHEHTWTNNNLSTGKKRSRIYIALGNPNWNVNFPSSKVLHLNQVGSDHCPIILINDYNQPKLWKTFKFFKTWLNDKRCAVEISKAWSTQIQGFAAFKLTKKLQFTRIALAKWNKKHFGDINLKVDTLQKELFDLQALPYSQETSSKAFQVNEELQKSHHIQHEFNKQKSIDNFLKDMDNNNKYFHSLYKRKRARNNIDSLKDRNGIWVHTRYQVANLLTENFQDTSTSFNPLIEERFYNHIPSIISDEDNSLLVTIPNDEEIFRTLKSMKNWSAPGPEGFQAGFYKSQWNIIGEDVCNMVKDFFSSKNMSRSLKKTYISLIPKIKKTSSPSEFRPISLCNTSYKIVSKILVSRMRQLMDRIISPYQAAYVSGRLINDNTIIAHEIIHSMKKKEGEGGWLALKLDMSKSFYRLEWSFILKVMRSFGFCDEWIQLIQQCITTTSISVLFNGSPCADFNPSRAHHAKEIPRIKAARGAPPINHLLFADDCLIFTHANLTSVNNLLQVIEDFGSQSDQAINFDKSSILFSNNLDPSFCDSLSHIIGVKNMENNEKYLGYPLHIGKFKVKSFGEINMAFERRLVTWQGETMCQAGRGTTVKAVLNVVPLYQMSTFRIPNNIIKNLDTLRRKFFWGISPIEDTIQLHGVVCAFQRNLGV